One stretch of Flavobacterium sp. 9 DNA includes these proteins:
- a CDS encoding PepSY domain-containing protein yields MTLSFWRYTHLALALFSSLFLLLASVTGIILAIDAVQEKTNPYKVENFDSITLGETLPVLKKSYSEITELSVDYNQFVTLQAIDQDGNDINAYINPKTGKALGKPVKKSEFIQWVTSLHRSLFLHETGRFFVGVISFLLVLIAISGFALVLNRQRGIRNFFSKVIKEYFAQYYHVVLGRLALIPILIIALTGTYLSLERFNFFMGEKKEKQKTESVAPTQKGAAINIFKTTLLSDVKKIEFPFTDDPEEYYIIELKDREVEVNQVTGAVITEKRSPMTAQFADLSLDLHTGRINGIWAVILAIACVNILFFIYSGFAITLKRRSSRIKNKFNANESKYILLAGSENGSTLRFANAIQKQLIDRGEKAHIAQLNQYKVFPKAEHIIVFSSTHGLGDAPSNGNKFLSLLKKYDQQQKIKFSVVGFGSKAYPDFCGFAVEIDELLAAQTWAERFLELQTVNDKSAEEFVEWIKLWSTKTEIPLSTTPSLYNHAPKGLSKLMVLDKTLVSEFEQTFLVTLRANMRTKFTSGDLLAIYPANDTRERLYSIGNHTGNIQLVVKLHPHGLGSGFLNNLEPGNTIKARIINNGAFHFPKKASKVALISNGTGIAPFLGMIEQNKKKIETHLYSGFRMETEMVLGYKNFTSEMIEKKQLHNFHLALSRESNQFYVMDLINRDAAFFTDLLQQNGVIMICGSLAMQKDVESILDNLCLAKKMKSISEYKENGQILTDCY; encoded by the coding sequence ATGACTCTTTCTTTTTGGCGTTACACACACTTAGCTTTGGCTTTGTTTTCTTCTTTATTTTTATTGCTGGCATCTGTAACGGGTATTATTTTGGCAATAGATGCCGTTCAGGAAAAAACAAATCCATACAAAGTAGAAAATTTTGATTCCATAACTTTAGGAGAAACATTACCCGTCTTAAAAAAGTCATATTCTGAAATTACAGAGTTAAGCGTCGATTACAATCAATTTGTAACATTACAGGCAATTGATCAGGACGGAAACGATATCAATGCCTACATCAATCCTAAAACTGGTAAAGCTTTAGGAAAACCAGTAAAAAAAAGCGAATTCATACAATGGGTAACCAGCTTGCATCGTTCCTTATTTCTTCATGAAACGGGACGTTTTTTTGTTGGAGTAATTTCTTTTTTATTAGTATTAATTGCGATTTCGGGTTTTGCACTTGTACTTAACAGACAAAGGGGAATTCGCAATTTCTTTTCGAAAGTAATAAAAGAATATTTTGCACAATATTATCACGTTGTTTTAGGAAGATTGGCTTTAATTCCAATTTTGATTATTGCACTTACCGGAACCTATTTATCCCTGGAAAGATTTAATTTTTTCATGGGTGAAAAGAAAGAAAAGCAAAAAACAGAATCTGTAGCGCCAACCCAAAAAGGTGCAGCAATAAATATTTTCAAAACGACACTTTTATCAGATGTCAAAAAAATCGAATTTCCTTTTACAGATGATCCTGAAGAATATTATATCATTGAATTAAAAGACAGAGAAGTTGAAGTTAATCAGGTTACAGGCGCAGTAATTACAGAGAAACGTTCGCCAATGACTGCTCAATTTGCTGATTTAAGCCTTGATCTTCACACAGGTAGAATAAACGGAATCTGGGCTGTAATTCTTGCCATTGCCTGCGTTAATATTCTCTTTTTTATCTATTCCGGATTTGCAATTACTTTAAAAAGAAGGTCAAGCCGAATTAAAAATAAATTTAATGCCAACGAAAGTAAGTATATTTTACTGGCAGGTTCTGAAAACGGAAGTACTTTACGCTTTGCAAATGCAATTCAGAAACAATTAATTGATCGTGGCGAAAAAGCCCACATCGCTCAATTGAATCAATATAAAGTTTTTCCAAAAGCCGAACATATTATTGTGTTTTCTTCAACTCACGGATTGGGTGATGCACCTTCTAACGGAAATAAATTTTTATCTCTTTTAAAGAAATACGATCAACAACAGAAAATCAAATTTTCGGTAGTTGGTTTTGGTTCGAAAGCTTATCCGGATTTTTGTGGTTTTGCAGTTGAAATTGATGAGCTTTTGGCAGCCCAAACTTGGGCAGAACGCTTTTTAGAATTACAAACCGTAAACGATAAATCGGCGGAAGAATTTGTAGAGTGGATTAAACTTTGGAGTACCAAAACAGAAATCCCATTATCGACAACGCCTTCATTATACAATCACGCGCCAAAAGGTTTATCAAAACTAATGGTTTTAGACAAAACATTGGTTTCAGAATTCGAACAAACCTTTCTGGTTACGTTACGCGCCAATATGAGAACCAAATTTACTTCTGGAGATTTGTTGGCAATTTATCCTGCAAATGATACCAGAGAACGTCTTTATTCAATTGGAAATCATACCGGAAATATTCAATTGGTTGTAAAATTACATCCACACGGATTAGGTTCCGGATTCCTAAATAATCTTGAACCCGGAAATACAATTAAAGCCAGAATAATTAATAATGGAGCTTTTCATTTTCCAAAAAAAGCCTCAAAAGTAGCCTTAATCTCAAACGGAACAGGTATTGCGCCTTTTCTGGGAATGATCGAACAAAACAAGAAAAAGATCGAAACTCATTTATATTCCGGTTTCCGAATGGAGACTGAAATGGTTTTAGGATATAAAAATTTCACATCGGAAATGATTGAAAAGAAACAGCTTCATAATTTTCATTTGGCATTATCACGCGAATCAAATCAGTTTTATGTAATGGATTTAATCAATCGCGATGCAGCCTTTTTCACTGATTTATTACAGCAAAACGGAGTAATTATGATTTGTGGTTCTCTTGCAATGCAAAAAGATGTAGAATCAATTTTGGATAATTTGTGTCTCGCAAAAAAGATGAAAAGTATTTCTGAATATAAAGAAAATGGTCAAATTTTAACTGATTGTTATTAA
- a CDS encoding efflux RND transporter periplasmic adaptor subunit: protein MNKQSFLSIIAASVIIASCGNKNDKSAQAGGAPQVKEYKTLTLEPKSATLYTDFPATIQGQQNIEIRPRVEGYIDKIFVDEGAVVKVGQPLFKISAPEYEQEVRTASASIKSAQASLSAAKLAVNKVRPLVEKGIISKYDLESAQYTYESAVATLAQANASLVNAKTNLGYTTVTSPVNGVVGSIPFRLGSLVGSNTTEPLTTVSSIGNVYAYFALNEKMLLNFTQTAAEGSSLAQLIKKMPAVSLLLSDGSTYSEKGYVETVNGLINTETGSVTFRARFPNPKGIIRSGSSATVKIPQDVEQKLLIPQSATFELQDKMFAVTVGKDGKTKNVAIKVLENSAGNYYVVTEGLKTGDQIVLEGVAALKDGSEIKPKNQSQGEVYADLK, encoded by the coding sequence ATGAATAAGCAATCTTTTTTAAGCATTATTGCTGCGTCAGTTATCATCGCTTCATGCGGAAATAAAAATGACAAATCGGCTCAGGCTGGCGGCGCACCACAAGTTAAAGAGTATAAAACGCTGACTTTAGAACCTAAATCAGCAACTTTATATACTGATTTTCCGGCAACTATTCAAGGACAGCAAAATATCGAAATCCGCCCAAGGGTCGAAGGTTATATTGACAAAATTTTTGTTGATGAAGGTGCCGTTGTAAAAGTCGGACAACCTTTATTCAAAATCAGCGCGCCAGAATATGAGCAGGAAGTTCGTACAGCAAGTGCAAGTATAAAGAGCGCTCAGGCAAGTTTAAGTGCAGCAAAACTGGCTGTAAATAAAGTAAGACCATTGGTCGAAAAAGGAATTATCAGTAAATACGATTTAGAATCGGCACAATATACATATGAATCTGCTGTAGCAACATTAGCGCAGGCAAATGCAAGTTTGGTAAATGCCAAAACTAATCTGGGATATACAACTGTAACAAGTCCGGTTAATGGTGTTGTAGGTTCGATTCCGTTTCGTTTAGGAAGTTTAGTTGGCTCAAATACAACAGAACCTTTAACAACGGTTTCAAGCATTGGTAACGTTTATGCTTATTTTGCATTGAATGAAAAAATGCTTTTAAACTTTACTCAAACTGCTGCCGAAGGAAGTTCACTTGCTCAGTTGATTAAGAAAATGCCAGCGGTTTCATTATTACTTTCAGACGGTTCAACTTATAGTGAAAAAGGATATGTTGAAACGGTAAACGGATTAATTAATACAGAAACAGGTTCGGTTACTTTTAGAGCACGTTTCCCTAATCCAAAAGGAATTATCAGAAGCGGAAGCAGTGCTACAGTAAAAATTCCGCAAGACGTAGAACAAAAACTATTGATTCCGCAAAGTGCCACATTTGAACTTCAGGATAAAATGTTTGCTGTTACAGTTGGAAAAGACGGTAAAACTAAAAATGTCGCTATCAAAGTTTTAGAAAATAGCGCAGGGAATTATTATGTCGTAACCGAAGGTTTAAAAACCGGAGATCAAATTGTATTAGAAGGAGTTGCAGCGTTGAAAGACGGAAGCGAAATCAAACCTAAAAATCAAAGTCAGGGAGAAGTTTATGCTGACTTAAAATAA
- a CDS encoding efflux RND transporter permease subunit yields the protein MFKIFIQRPVLSTVISVIIVILGILGLVELPISQYPDIAPPTVNVSASYTGANADVVLKSIVIPLEEQINGVENMTYMTSTATNDGNASIKIYFKVGTNPDLAAVNVQNRVSRATSLLPVEVTQAGVTVTKSQSSNLLIFSLYSDGNEYSQTFLQNYAKINLVPQIQRVVGVGDVTVFGANDYSMRIWLRPDVMQQYKLIPSDISAALAEQNIEAAPGKFGENGNQAFQYVIKYKGRLTSAKEFGDIIIKSVGNGQMLRLKDVAKVELGSLSYASTTKTNGIESTALAISQTPGSNARDVIINSKKLIEEAAKTFPKGVKYTTLVDVNENLDASIEKVIHTLIEAFILVFIVVFIFLQDFRSTLIPAIAVPVAIVGTFFFLNLFGFTINLLTLFAMVLAIGIVVDDAIVVVEAVHAKLDHGYKSSKKATIDAMDEISGAIISITLVMAAVFIPVTFITGSTGVFYKQFGITLAVAIILSAINALTLSPALCALLLKPHADDHKHSSFIQRFYTSFNVAFDNVTGRYKRSVQFLSVKKWIVLAAILISSASLFYMMKTTPSAFVPAEDLGTIFANISLPPSASMERSDVIAKKVDSIAKTIPGVKNTLRIVGQNFTAGAGSAYSMVIIKMDTWEKRDLSVNDVIGQLFAKTSGIREANIFFISPPTISGFGQSGGFEFQLQDKGGHTTQEFFKVNTEFLEKLSKRPEIQYATTPFNPGFPQYMMEINLAKAKDAGVPVNTILSTMQGYYGGLYASNFNKFGKQYRVMVQASPEFRTNTEGLNKIFVRNSSGTMAPITEFVKMTRVFGPESISRFNLFTSIAITGAPNPGFSSGDAIKAIQEVAAQELPAGYGYEFSGLTREELASGSETIFIFILCLVFVYFLLSAQYESYILPFAVLLSIPFGLAGAYLFSIIFKLNSNIYLQISLIMLIGLLAKNGILIVEFALERRRKGMPIVQAAVEGAVARLRPILMTSFAFILGLVPLMFASGAGAVGNKSIGTGAVGGMLIGTILGVFVIPVLFIIFQTLQEKLSGPAKDGYDDEDDEEVQLIEAHKE from the coding sequence ATGTTTAAAATATTCATACAAAGACCTGTTCTTTCGACGGTAATATCTGTTATTATTGTCATTTTAGGGATTTTAGGACTTGTTGAGCTGCCTATTTCTCAATATCCTGATATTGCTCCGCCAACAGTAAATGTCTCCGCAAGTTATACCGGAGCCAATGCTGATGTGGTTTTGAAAAGTATTGTAATTCCGTTGGAAGAGCAAATTAATGGTGTAGAAAACATGACTTACATGACTTCTACAGCAACAAATGACGGTAATGCGTCTATAAAAATCTACTTTAAAGTAGGAACAAATCCTGATTTAGCAGCGGTAAACGTTCAGAACAGGGTTTCAAGAGCAACTAGTTTATTACCGGTAGAGGTAACTCAGGCTGGGGTAACGGTGACGAAAAGTCAGAGTAGTAACTTATTGATTTTCTCTTTGTATAGTGATGGAAATGAGTATAGTCAGACTTTCCTTCAAAATTATGCTAAGATCAACCTTGTTCCACAAATTCAGCGTGTAGTTGGAGTAGGAGATGTAACTGTATTTGGTGCAAACGATTATTCGATGAGAATCTGGTTGAGACCGGATGTAATGCAACAATACAAATTGATTCCAAGTGATATTTCCGCTGCTTTGGCTGAACAAAATATCGAAGCAGCACCAGGTAAATTTGGTGAAAACGGAAATCAGGCTTTTCAATATGTAATTAAGTATAAAGGTCGTTTAACGAGCGCTAAGGAATTTGGTGATATCATTATCAAATCTGTTGGAAACGGACAAATGTTACGTCTTAAAGATGTTGCAAAAGTTGAGTTAGGTTCCTTAAGTTATGCTTCAACGACTAAAACAAATGGTATAGAATCGACAGCTTTGGCAATTAGCCAGACTCCGGGATCTAATGCACGTGATGTAATTATCAACTCTAAAAAGCTGATTGAAGAAGCTGCAAAAACTTTCCCGAAAGGAGTAAAATACACTACTCTTGTTGATGTTAACGAAAATTTGGATGCTTCTATCGAAAAAGTAATTCATACTTTAATCGAAGCTTTTATATTGGTTTTTATCGTAGTATTTATTTTTCTTCAGGATTTTAGATCAACTTTGATTCCGGCAATTGCGGTTCCGGTTGCGATTGTAGGAACGTTTTTCTTTCTGAATTTATTTGGATTTACCATTAACTTACTAACGCTTTTTGCAATGGTTCTGGCGATTGGTATTGTCGTCGATGATGCGATTGTCGTCGTCGAGGCGGTGCATGCCAAACTGGATCACGGTTATAAATCGTCTAAGAAAGCTACGATTGATGCAATGGATGAAATTTCGGGTGCGATTATTTCGATTACACTTGTAATGGCTGCCGTATTTATTCCCGTTACTTTTATTACAGGATCAACGGGAGTTTTCTACAAGCAATTTGGTATTACTCTTGCAGTAGCGATTATCCTTTCGGCAATTAACGCATTGACTTTAAGTCCCGCATTGTGTGCTTTACTTTTAAAACCACATGCTGACGATCACAAACATAGTAGTTTTATTCAAAGATTTTATACTTCGTTTAACGTTGCTTTTGATAATGTAACGGGCAGATATAAACGTTCAGTTCAATTTCTTTCTGTAAAAAAATGGATTGTACTTGCGGCTATTCTTATTTCGAGTGCGTCATTATTTTATATGATGAAAACCACACCATCAGCTTTCGTTCCTGCGGAAGATTTAGGGACTATTTTTGCTAATATTAGTTTACCGCCATCAGCTTCTATGGAACGTTCTGATGTAATTGCCAAGAAAGTAGACAGTATTGCCAAAACGATTCCAGGGGTTAAAAACACATTGCGTATTGTTGGGCAAAACTTTACAGCCGGAGCAGGAAGTGCTTACAGTATGGTTATTATAAAAATGGATACGTGGGAAAAACGTGATCTGAGTGTTAATGATGTAATTGGTCAGCTTTTTGCCAAAACAAGCGGAATTCGTGAAGCTAATATCTTCTTTATTTCGCCACCAACAATTTCAGGATTTGGACAAAGTGGTGGATTCGAATTTCAGTTGCAGGATAAAGGAGGACATACAACTCAGGAATTCTTTAAGGTTAATACTGAATTCTTAGAAAAGTTATCAAAACGTCCCGAAATACAATATGCGACAACGCCATTTAATCCTGGTTTCCCGCAATATATGATGGAAATCAATTTAGCAAAAGCTAAAGATGCAGGAGTTCCTGTGAATACGATTTTGTCGACAATGCAAGGATATTATGGAGGATTGTATGCTTCGAATTTCAATAAATTCGGAAAACAGTATCGTGTTATGGTGCAGGCTTCTCCGGAATTCCGTACAAACACAGAAGGACTTAATAAAATCTTTGTTAGAAATAGCTCAGGAACAATGGCTCCAATTACAGAGTTTGTAAAAATGACCAGAGTTTTTGGACCGGAATCTATTTCGAGATTTAACTTATTTACCTCTATTGCTATTACAGGAGCACCAAATCCGGGATTTAGTTCCGGAGATGCAATTAAAGCAATTCAGGAAGTTGCAGCGCAAGAACTTCCGGCAGGTTACGGATATGAATTCTCAGGATTAACACGTGAGGAATTAGCTTCTGGAAGTGAAACTATATTCATTTTTATATTATGTCTTGTGTTTGTTTACTTCTTGTTAAGTGCACAATATGAGAGTTATATATTGCCATTTGCAGTATTATTATCAATTCCGTTTGGACTTGCAGGAGCTTATTTGTTCTCGATTATATTCAAATTAAACAGTAATATTTATCTGCAGATTTCCTTAATCATGTTGATTGGATTGCTGGCGAAGAACGGTATTTTGATTGTTGAATTTGCCTTAGAAAGAAGGCGAAAAGGAATGCCAATTGTACAAGCCGCAGTCGAAGGAGCCGTAGCACGTTTAAGACCAATTTTGATGACTTCGTTTGCCTTTATTTTAGGACTTGTTCCTTTGATGTTTGCTTCAGGAGCGGGAGCAGTTGGAAATAAATCGATTGGTACAGGAGCCGTTGGAGGAATGTTGATTGGAACCATATTAGGAGTATTTGTTATTCCGGTATTGTTTATCATTTTCCAGACTTTACAAGAAAAACTTAGTGGTCCGGCAAAAGATGGTTATGACGACGAAGATGATGAAGAAGTGCAACTGATCGAAGCTCATAAAGAGTAA
- a CDS encoding DUF2271 domain-containing protein, which produces MKSIFKIALTASLICLISFQASAQSKYKCMLQMANYMGEGAYIVVSLINPKGEYEKTLYVMGDDKKWYKSLKEWNKFQAQKHEDISAKTGASVTGGDRSITTIEIEDSKINKGYKLRFESAVEDQKYHVNDVEIPLTTEGLADKTEGKGYIRYVRLNKI; this is translated from the coding sequence ATGAAATCAATATTCAAAATAGCACTTACAGCTTCATTAATCTGCCTAATTTCATTTCAGGCTTCGGCACAAAGCAAATACAAATGTATGCTTCAAATGGCAAATTATATGGGAGAAGGCGCTTATATCGTAGTTTCGCTAATCAATCCAAAAGGAGAATACGAAAAAACACTTTATGTAATGGGCGACGATAAAAAATGGTACAAATCATTGAAAGAATGGAATAAATTTCAAGCTCAGAAACATGAAGATATCAGCGCAAAAACCGGAGCTTCTGTAACTGGTGGAGATCGCAGCATTACAACAATAGAAATTGAAGATTCTAAAATCAATAAAGGATATAAATTAAGATTTGAATCAGCAGTAGAAGATCAAAAATACCATGTAAATGACGTTGAAATTCCACTTACAACCGAAGGTCTTGCTGACAAAACAGAAGGAAAAGGTTATATAAGATATGTGAGATTAAACAAGATTTAA
- a CDS encoding ankyrin repeat domain-containing protein — MKKNLFLSFALAATLFVSAQQKNTLLEASFWKTTPDVTTVQAEIAKGNSASEANANAFDVTTLAINNDAPLATIKFLLDQPGNPLNKMTHDNRIYLHWAAYRGNIDLTQYLITKGSDVNLEDSHGTTPLAFAASNGQTNPALYELFFKAGIDPKKKYNDGSNLLLMAIPADKDLVLTDYLITKGLSLKDVDTNGSTAFDYAARTGNIVLLKKLLDKKVKYTDNALLIASQGNRRETTSLDAYKFLVEEVKIKATATNKSGENVLHFLATKPNQKDIIAYFLSKGVDVNKVNNEGNTPFMLAAGARENGALEQLLATAKNVNLQNTKGESALTIAVKSGTPEAVSALLVKGADVKVTDKDGNNLGVYLVQSFRPGPKQESFDAKVKLLQEKGLDLAAAQKDGSTLYHFAVAKNELSLVKKLADLKIDVNAKNKDGMTALHKAAMVAKDDAILKYLISIGAKKEITTEFDESAYALAKENESLTKQNISIEFLK, encoded by the coding sequence ATGAAAAAGAACTTATTTCTTTCTTTCGCATTAGCTGCCACTTTATTTGTTAGTGCTCAGCAAAAAAATACTTTATTAGAAGCTTCTTTTTGGAAAACTACTCCGGATGTGACAACAGTTCAGGCTGAAATTGCCAAAGGAAACAGCGCTTCTGAAGCTAATGCAAATGCATTTGATGTTACCACTCTTGCTATCAATAATGATGCACCACTGGCAACTATAAAATTCTTATTGGACCAACCCGGAAATCCATTAAATAAAATGACGCACGACAATCGTATTTATTTACACTGGGCGGCATACAGAGGAAATATTGATTTAACACAATACCTTATTACTAAAGGTTCAGATGTTAATCTTGAAGACAGCCACGGCACTACTCCACTTGCTTTTGCAGCTTCTAACGGACAAACTAATCCGGCACTTTACGAGCTTTTTTTCAAAGCAGGAATAGATCCGAAGAAAAAATATAATGATGGTTCAAATCTATTATTAATGGCAATTCCAGCAGATAAAGATCTTGTTTTGACAGATTATCTTATCACAAAAGGATTGTCTCTTAAAGATGTTGATACTAACGGAAGTACAGCTTTTGATTATGCTGCAAGAACTGGAAATATTGTGCTTTTAAAAAAATTACTAGACAAAAAAGTAAAATATACAGACAATGCACTTTTGATTGCAAGTCAGGGAAATCGTAGAGAAACAACTTCGCTTGACGCCTATAAATTTTTAGTTGAAGAGGTAAAAATAAAAGCTACAGCTACAAATAAATCGGGAGAAAACGTATTACATTTTCTGGCAACAAAACCAAATCAGAAAGATATTATTGCTTACTTTCTATCAAAAGGTGTTGACGTAAACAAAGTAAACAACGAAGGAAATACACCTTTTATGCTTGCTGCCGGAGCCAGAGAAAATGGTGCTTTAGAGCAACTATTGGCAACAGCTAAAAATGTTAATCTGCAAAATACAAAAGGAGAATCGGCTTTGACAATTGCTGTAAAATCAGGAACTCCAGAAGCAGTTTCGGCACTTTTAGTAAAAGGCGCAGATGTTAAAGTAACTGATAAAGACGGAAACAATTTAGGCGTTTATTTAGTACAATCTTTCAGACCAGGACCAAAACAAGAATCTTTTGATGCTAAAGTAAAATTACTTCAGGAAAAAGGATTAGATCTTGCTGCCGCTCAAAAAGACGGAAGTACTTTATATCATTTTGCTGTTGCCAAAAACGAATTATCTTTGGTAAAAAAATTAGCCGACTTAAAAATTGATGTTAATGCTAAAAACAAAGACGGAATGACAGCGCTTCACAAAGCTGCAATGGTTGCAAAAGACGATGCGATCTTAAAATACCTAATTTCGATTGGCGCTAAAAAAGAAATTACAACAGAATTTGACGAAAGTGCTTATGCTTTAGCAAAAGAAAACGAGTCATTGACAAAACAAAATATATCAATAGAATTTTTAAAATAG
- a CDS encoding efflux transporter outer membrane subunit, translated as MTHSSNKYIMIVIAATLLSACVTKKYERPTTISTDNLYRDKASADSTTIASMPWQSVFKDEKLNALIQKGLNQNNNLKNAIENIVQARASLRQSKLAYYPTLNLDANATHTKQSEAGLNFPAGININTLTTTYKLGLSTSWEADIWGKLSSSKRAALATYLSTDAAKQAIQTQLISDIANNYFLLLAYDKQLEITKATLESRIKNVEVIKALKEGAIVTGAAVVQSEANQHAAEVLIPDLKRDIRETENALNILLGQAPGTIERGTLGNQVIPENIAIGVPAQLLENRPDVRQAEFNFRTAFENTNMAKTYFYPSLTLTASGGFSNLQLTDFFSNSVFYSLIGGLTQPLFNQGLNKARLTTAQSKQVQALNNFQQSLLVAGQEVSNALYAYEMAVEKEDSRAKQIEALVKSVDFTQQLLEYSSATNYTDVLTSEQNLLAAQLSGINDNLQKLQAVVDLYRALGGGWK; from the coding sequence ATGACTCATAGTTCAAATAAATATATTATGATAGTAATTGCAGCCACTCTTTTGAGTGCATGCGTTACTAAAAAATACGAACGCCCCACCACTATATCGACAGATAATTTGTATCGTGATAAGGCTTCTGCCGATTCGACTACGATTGCGAGTATGCCTTGGCAAAGTGTTTTTAAAGATGAAAAACTGAATGCTTTAATTCAAAAAGGATTAAATCAAAATAACAACTTAAAGAATGCGATTGAAAACATTGTTCAGGCGCGCGCTTCTTTACGTCAGTCAAAATTAGCGTATTATCCAACTCTGAATCTTGATGCTAATGCAACGCACACGAAACAATCTGAAGCAGGTTTGAATTTTCCGGCAGGAATTAATATCAATACTTTGACAACCACTTACAAACTTGGTTTAAGTACGTCTTGGGAAGCTGATATTTGGGGAAAATTAAGCAGTTCAAAAAGAGCGGCTTTGGCAACATATCTTTCTACAGATGCTGCAAAACAAGCTATTCAGACACAATTGATTTCGGATATTGCTAATAATTATTTTTTATTGTTAGCGTATGATAAACAATTAGAAATTACAAAAGCAACATTAGAAAGTCGTATCAAAAATGTTGAAGTTATAAAGGCTTTAAAAGAAGGCGCAATTGTTACAGGTGCAGCAGTTGTGCAAAGTGAAGCCAATCAACATGCAGCCGAAGTATTGATTCCGGATTTAAAAAGAGACATTCGCGAGACTGAAAATGCGCTTAATATTTTATTGGGACAAGCTCCCGGAACAATTGAAAGAGGAACATTAGGAAATCAGGTAATTCCGGAGAATATTGCGATTGGTGTTCCGGCGCAATTATTAGAGAATCGTCCTGATGTCCGTCAGGCGGAATTTAATTTCAGAACGGCTTTTGAAAACACAAATATGGCTAAAACTTATTTTTATCCAAGTTTGACATTGACAGCAAGTGGAGGATTTTCGAACCTGCAATTAACGGATTTCTTTAGTAATTCTGTATTTTATTCTTTGATTGGCGGATTAACGCAGCCACTTTTTAATCAGGGTTTGAACAAAGCAAGATTAACAACGGCACAATCTAAACAAGTGCAGGCATTAAACAATTTCCAACAAAGCCTTTTGGTTGCGGGACAAGAAGTTTCAAATGCTTTATATGCTTATGAAATGGCAGTTGAAAAAGAAGATTCCAGAGCAAAACAAATTGAAGCTCTTGTAAAGTCAGTCGATTTTACACAACAGCTTTTAGAATATAGCTCAGCTACAAATTATACAGATGTATTAACATCAGAACAAAATTTATTGGCTGCTCAATTGAGCGGTATCAATGATAATTTGCAAAAATTACAAGCAGTTGTTGATTTGTACCGCGCTTTAGGCGGTGGATGGAAATAA
- a CDS encoding FAD:protein FMN transferase, with protein sequence MNKSILYKLLFLSILISGLSGNAQVLRKRTTLLMGGRFDITIVANDSLEAEKNIDAVIAEITRIENLISDWKSDSQVSEVNQNAGIRPVKVDREVFELTQRAIQFSEATKGGFDVSFAAMDRIWKFDGSMTEMPSAEAIKKSVEKVGYKSIILDSAQSSIFLKLKGMKIGFGALGEGYATDKCRAMMIAKGIKAGIINGSGDMSTWGKQPNGNPWKIGITNPFNPDKLLATIPLEQHAITTSGSYEKFVVFNGVRYSHIINPATGYPATGLCSVTVLGPDAETANGLSTSLMVLGQKEGLTLLQKYPDYSCLMITDNGKVVKSKNFKIKKFKAKL encoded by the coding sequence ATGAATAAATCAATCCTATATAAACTTCTATTTCTTTCCATATTAATATCTGGATTATCCGGCAACGCACAAGTTCTCCGCAAAAGAACAACGCTTCTTATGGGCGGACGTTTTGATATTACAATTGTTGCGAATGATTCGCTTGAAGCGGAAAAAAATATAGATGCCGTTATTGCCGAAATTACAAGAATTGAAAACCTAATCTCAGATTGGAAATCAGATTCACAGGTTTCTGAAGTAAATCAGAATGCGGGAATACGTCCTGTAAAAGTAGATCGAGAAGTTTTTGAATTAACGCAAAGAGCCATACAATTTTCTGAAGCTACAAAAGGCGGATTTGACGTTAGTTTTGCAGCAATGGACAGAATCTGGAAATTTGACGGATCAATGACCGAAATGCCTTCGGCGGAAGCCATAAAAAAATCAGTAGAAAAAGTTGGTTACAAAAGCATCATTCTGGATAGTGCACAATCGAGTATTTTTCTAAAACTAAAAGGAATGAAAATTGGTTTTGGTGCTTTAGGCGAAGGATATGCAACTGATAAATGTCGCGCCATGATGATCGCAAAAGGTATAAAAGCCGGTATCATAAACGGTTCCGGAGATATGAGTACGTGGGGAAAACAACCTAACGGAAATCCGTGGAAAATTGGGATTACAAACCCATTTAATCCTGATAAACTTCTGGCTACAATTCCGTTAGAACAACACGCAATCACGACTTCGGGAAGCTATGAAAAGTTTGTTGTTTTTAATGGCGTGAGATATTCCCATATCATAAATCCCGCAACAGGTTATCCCGCAACAGGATTATGCAGCGTGACAGTTCTTGGTCCTGACGCCGAAACTGCAAACGGTTTAAGCACTTCGCTTATGGTTTTAGGACAAAAAGAAGGTCTTACTTTGCTTCAAAAATATCCTGATTATAGCTGTTTGATGATTACTGATAATGGTAAAGTAGTGAAATCAAAAAACTTCAAGATTAAGAAGTTTAAAGCTAAACTTTAA